One stretch of Amycolatopsis tolypomycina DNA includes these proteins:
- a CDS encoding MFS transporter, which translates to MNLPGDTTGTTPRHSARLGIVAMYGLDAFGAGAFASSEIVFFTQVLQRSPGQISVALSTASFVGLALILPFGKLADRVDRRGLLALLNGAIALFMLGYLLPPSIVGFFVTTSLVVLGQRLLNPVRPAVIAKLFPTSRVAVRAAAHVSFNAGFALGSLFSAGALFVGGTGAFRMLLLVNVAMFAACVLIALRLPAVRADPAEAEHRRGFAALRDRPFLVATIANMFGSLHNSALLIGLPLWLLHHTNAPGWVVPSILTVNCLLVVVLQIRLSRGTGTVRGAARTQWRGTIAMACACALLMFTGGELTPLSWTLLAAAVVLLTISEITQTAGAWGLSFALADERRVGEYQSVFGLGLDVQMVVGPLLVTALVSSSAGWPALAVIGLLPVGVATRLLHRWAPDEAAPPRTTGGTPA; encoded by the coding sequence GTGAACCTGCCCGGCGACACGACCGGGACGACGCCCCGCCATTCGGCTCGGCTCGGCATCGTCGCCATGTACGGGCTGGACGCCTTCGGCGCGGGCGCGTTCGCCTCCTCGGAGATCGTGTTCTTCACCCAGGTGCTCCAGCGCAGCCCGGGCCAGATCAGCGTCGCGTTGTCGACCGCGAGTTTCGTCGGGCTCGCGCTGATCCTGCCGTTCGGCAAGCTGGCCGACCGCGTGGACCGGCGCGGGTTGCTCGCCCTGCTGAACGGCGCGATCGCGCTGTTCATGCTCGGCTACCTGCTGCCGCCGTCGATCGTCGGCTTCTTCGTGACCACCTCGCTCGTGGTGCTGGGCCAGCGGCTGCTCAACCCCGTCCGCCCCGCGGTGATCGCCAAGCTGTTCCCCACCTCCAGGGTCGCGGTACGGGCAGCGGCTCACGTGTCGTTCAACGCCGGGTTCGCGCTCGGCAGCCTCTTCTCGGCGGGTGCGCTGTTCGTCGGCGGAACCGGCGCGTTCCGGATGCTCCTGCTCGTCAACGTCGCGATGTTCGCCGCGTGCGTGCTGATCGCGCTGCGCCTGCCCGCCGTCCGAGCCGATCCGGCCGAGGCGGAGCACCGGCGCGGGTTCGCCGCCCTGCGGGACCGGCCGTTCCTCGTCGCCACCATCGCGAACATGTTCGGCTCGCTGCACAACTCCGCGCTGCTCATCGGCCTGCCCTTGTGGCTGCTGCACCACACGAACGCCCCCGGCTGGGTGGTGCCGTCGATCCTGACGGTCAACTGCCTGCTGGTCGTGGTGCTCCAGATACGGCTCAGCCGGGGCACCGGCACCGTGCGGGGCGCGGCCCGCACCCAGTGGCGCGGCACCATCGCGATGGCCTGCGCGTGTGCGCTGCTGATGTTCACCGGGGGCGAGCTGACCCCGCTGTCCTGGACGTTGCTCGCGGCCGCCGTCGTCCTGCTGACGATCAGCGAGATCACGCAGACCGCGGGGGCGTGGGGCCTCTCGTTCGCCCTCGCCGACGAGCGCCGGGTCGGCGAGTACCAGTCCGTGTTCGGCTTGGGACTGGACGTCCAGATGGTCGTCGGACCGCTCCTGGTCACGGCGCTGGTGTCGAGCAGCGCGGGATGGCCGGCGCTGGCGGTCATCGGGCTCCTGCCGGTCGGCGTGGCCACCCGCCTGCTGCACCGCTGGGCGCCCGACGAGGCGGCACCTCCGCGGACGACGGGCGGAACACCCGCATGA
- a CDS encoding HAD family acid phosphatase: protein MSPSKARLAVAGTASAVLLLLGSAGTADARPVATPAAVQAAAPSYATWIADVTAVTTPAAAYLEQRLAVPGGRNAIVLDIDNTSLESYYNPAFTTPALKPVLALAKLAKAKGAAVLFVSDRTEVLRWPTEGNLKAVGYPNDGLSLRPLFNFDPVQTNKTKARIAIEQAGYTIVANIGNNVTDLDGGHAERTFKLPDYGGALS, encoded by the coding sequence ATGTCACCCTCGAAAGCCCGCCTCGCCGTGGCCGGCACCGCTTCCGCCGTCCTGCTGCTGCTCGGGAGCGCCGGCACCGCCGACGCCCGGCCCGTCGCCACGCCGGCCGCCGTGCAGGCCGCCGCGCCGAGCTATGCCACCTGGATCGCCGACGTCACCGCGGTGACCACGCCGGCCGCCGCCTACCTCGAACAGCGGCTCGCCGTCCCCGGTGGCCGGAACGCGATCGTGCTCGACATCGACAACACCAGCCTGGAGAGCTACTACAACCCCGCGTTCACCACCCCGGCGCTCAAGCCGGTCCTGGCGCTCGCCAAGCTCGCCAAGGCCAAGGGCGCCGCCGTCCTGTTCGTCAGCGATCGCACCGAAGTCCTCCGGTGGCCGACCGAAGGGAACCTGAAGGCCGTCGGGTACCCGAACGACGGGCTCTCCCTGCGTCCCCTCTTCAACTTCGACCCGGTGCAGACCAACAAGACCAAGGCCCGGATCGCCATCGAACAGGCCGGCTACACGATCGTCGCGAACATCGGCAACAACGTGACCGACCTCGACGGCGGGCACGCCGAGCGGACCTTCAAGCTGCCCGACTACGGCGGCG